The Anomalospiza imberbis isolate Cuckoo-Finch-1a 21T00152 chromosome 8, ASM3175350v1, whole genome shotgun sequence DNA window gcatttcagaagGGGATCCTATCTGTGTTATTTGTGTGCTTTCTTGCTCTTTCTGctttaagaataatttttctatGGGAACTGAAATTTTCCATGCCTACTTTCAGGCAAAGAATTTGATATATTGTTATTGCTGGTTTCTTTTTACATATGTAAAGCTTTTCCCTCCCTGAATTTCAGTGTAGTAATGCTGAAAATGCAATGGAGAGGTTTGTTGCCATCTCCATAAGAAACAGGAGCTTGTGACTTTCCTACAAAGACACAGCTCTTTATCTCCCTCCCTGTCAAAGCTTTGTTGCTCTGTGGTTGTCAAGGCATTCCAGGTTTACATCCCTATGTTAGAAACTGGAGGAAATTGGCTTTGTTTAAGATATTGCCATCCCTTAGGCTGAGATGTTGCTTATTAAATGTGAGCTATCAACCTTTAGTGCCTTTCAGAGGACTCTGCTGTAGGAGATGCATGACCTGGCCCTCTCTAAAGCCAGCTTTGAGCACACTGAGACGTTCAGTAATGCAGCAGAATTTGCAGTGTGTATTTGTACAGATTTTCTTGATGGTTTTCATCTGCTGATATCACCTGGAAAGAAGAACATCTTTTGCTACAGAGTGGGAATAGAATGTCAGTATGAGttattgcttttcctttcattcaACAGCAAGCAGAAGTGCAGGAAGACAGTTCTGATGATGAAGAAGATGATGATGAAGTATTTGGTTTTATAAGCTGCTTGAACTTAACAGAAAGGAAGGTTGGTACTCCTCAGTAACATCTGGTTATAAATATTAGCATCAGTAATAAATGAGACTGCATCCTTTGTAACAAGCCTGGACAGCTGGACCAGGATTTGGAATTCCACTGTGGAGGACTGGGGTTATAAAACTTGAAGTGGCTTAGCTTTTTTTGAGTGCAGTAACTTGCTGAGGGTCAAATGTGAAGCAAAGAATGGAACAGAGAGTTAAAACTGGGCCTAGTAATTCCAGTGTAAATGAGCTGTCAGTCTCttgtatttcttccttttgatCTTCTGCAGTTTGGAGTTTTGCTGTGGTGTTGCAGTTCTTTGTTCCCATCACTTCACAACCTTTGTTTGTCCTCAGCTTTAGGGCTGAAGGATCAGCTTTTTTGCTGATTTCAAGGCAATTGTGCAGTGCTTTAGAGGCTGCTGAGGGAAATTGCCACCAGGCCTGTAGGAAGTTCCCTCGAAGTTGACATTCAAGGTTTTCTTGTGTAAACAGTTGATGGATCAGGTAAAGAGAATGCACCTTTTGCTTGCAGGGCACCCAGTGTGCTGAGCAAATCAAAGAGCTGCTTCTGAGTCgctgtgagcagagctgtgagcagcgGGTGGTGGAACAGCTGAGTAAACTCCTCAACGACAGCACAAAGCCTGTGGGGCTCATCCTGAGTGAAAGGTTCATCAATGTCCCTCCACAGATTGCTCTGCCCatgcaccagcagctccagtaaGTTTGtttatatctttttttccttgcatgaTGCTGAATGGTATTTTTCAtcatatttttcagaattcTCATGTATATAGAGCTGTGTTAAGACAGTTGATGCTATAGATATGAGTAAAgcatgaacaaaaaaaaaacactaataTATGGTCtttagttaatttttaaaatatttttatatctttataAAGGTACAAAACTTCCTCAGATTCTATATAGGATATAATTTGAGAACGTGTGCTGTTCTACAGAAATAGCTGTGTGTATGTTGCAGTTTATCCTTGTATTGCAGATTATTTTCACACTGATCTAGGAAAACTTAAAAATGAGAACTCTTTTAGCAGCTTGGGTGTTTCTGTGTTAATGTCTGGCTCAGGAATGGGAGATTTGGACTGAGGGAACGGATTAAAAGGTGAATTAGTTTTGACCCATGTAAATATGCAGTGTTTTGATTAGTTTCAAGTAATGAAAAAGCAGGTGAAATGCTGGTTGATCTCTGCTAATTCATGGATTATATCAAAAGCTGGGTgaatgtaaataaattaatccaCTGAAACACAGCATTACATTATTTTAGTGCCATGCTGAGAACTGGGAACAAGTTTGGTTGGATAAGGAACCAGTGACAGAATGGAGAtcatctctttttcttctttcatttttgcCTTCTTTCCTCTCATGTGAGATGAGATTAGAAGTCAATTGAGGTCACCACAAATACAGCACTTGTCACAGCTCAAATTCAGATCTCAGCCTCTTTGTCTTAAAGGTTTTGGAGTGGCAACATGTTGAACACAAGGGTGAGCAAGagtattttctgatttttcagttACAGTTCCTCAAGGAAGTGATAATATGATGTGTTTTTAAGGAGAGTTGCACTTAAATCATTGCACAGACACTGCCATTAACAggattctgggaaaaaaagggttaTCCTGTCAGCTGAGGAAAAACATCCATATTTTTATAGTTTAAAGTACAAATAGTACCTTTAAGTACCAGGAATGCATCTGCAAAATTGATTTTCTAAGGTAGTCATAAAAGAATAGGCTGCAATTTGAATATCCTTTAATACCACTACATTATAAGGTTGGTTGATATGCTTGTTTAGGATTTAAGTTGTGTAAACATTCATTACTCTTTAGGAAGGAGCTGACTGAGGCACAGAGAACAAACAAACCCTGTGGAAAGTGCCACTATTACCTCCTTATCAGCAAGACCTTTACAGAAGCCACAAAGAGCAATTCtaagaggaaggaagggaggaatcAGCCAAAGGAGGAATTAATGTTTGCAAATGCAGAGGAGGAATTCTTTCATGAGGTAAcatgaatatttaatttaaaatgcttctttttctttacatATCATCAACAAGAGATGTTTCACCTCAAATTCAAGGGGAGCTTTTATCAAGATGATCACAAATCTTTTGAAATTAAATCCAGGGTGTTTTGGAGTAGTGTTGAGAGAGAAGCTATCAAGCTCTTTTTGTGTATGGATTTATCTGTTCCCTCCTGGGTACCTGTTACTTGCAAAAAATGCTTGGAATAAAAACTTCAGGAGATCCTAAGAGAGGTAGGTCTTGCTTCCCTTTTCTGCGTCTGTTCTACTCAGGGCAAGTATATTAATAAAAAGTGGTGAAACACTGAGATGAAAATACTACTTCCAATTTCCTAAGGCAACGTGGCCACACAATTCTGCTGGTCCCAAGCCAGATCAGGTCAGGGGGAAATgcaggaaattaaatttaagatgtgctttttttggttttttttgggttggtttttttgttttgtttgttttttgggttttttttttttttttttgttcccaaaGCTTTAAAACCACTATTCTACAATATCATTACTTTGTCAAGAGgctgttatttttcatttctggcAGTGCCTGCAGGGCAAAGGACTTGCACATGCATGGGGTGGTTAATGGCAAAGGTTCCTGGGTGTAATCATTCTGACAGAGGCTGTGATAGggttgtaattttattttttggaaatGAGAGAAATGTAAGTGGGGGAATTCACTGGAAGCTGTAGGGAATTGTGTTGTAGCCTCTGTGCAGTAGCAGGTTGTGGATTTTGTCTTTGTGTTCCTGCCACAGCAGCTGAAACAGCTGAAGCTGAACTGTGTGTAAAATGTTATTGAAAAGCTGCTGGGGAGAAGCCTGTGAAGCTCGTGTGTCCATGGGTGTTCTGTTGTAGAAGGcccattttgtatttatttatttatttcagctttgTTATTTATTAAAGGCTAATTGTGTGCTTTCATCTAAACTCAGTAATTCTCAGCTCAAAAGGATAGACTCAAACTGAGCATGTTTTTAACAGTCTttccagtgtttaaaaaaaatccgTTTTAAACATTATGTAGGGTATTTAATTCAATGTCTCTCTGTACTTAGTAATGTGTGTGTGTTAAATTAGTGCTGAGTGTCTGTCCTCCCTGATCACACATAATGTTAATTAGATTGCCATAAAATAGCATTAAATGTGGTGAGGCACTTGAAGCTCAAGTGCTCCAAATTTCGAACTGAGAGAAGCCTTTTTCCTGCActtggcactgccctgggcttCATTCTGTTCCTTAAAGTTATAACCAGAAAATCTATTATCACCAGACTTGGAATTGATTAAAGGAGCTCAAATTGTTCTTGAGCAAAGCCCCACTCAGTTAGTGTGGTAATTCAGCCAAAATGAGATTTAAAGCCCTGATAGATTGTTAGTGGAAAGCAAGCCTAAAAGGAGAGTGGATCCTAGTTTTCCTCCAAAGGGAAGGAATCAGGTACTTTTTTCGACTTGATGGTTCAGCTCAGAGTTCTTCATCTGACTTGTGTGAGAACTGGAAACGTTCATTAGGTTATTTTTCTGATCCATCAGGAATTTTGTCTTGGGTGGCTGATGAAAAGAGATTTTCTGTATGGGATgcctgaaaagaaaacaatgcaCATTCTAGACACCTGCCTCTTTGGAGAAGGATAAATAGATCTTCCAGTTGCTTCAGCCATCTGGAACCTTTCCAAGAGCTCTCTGAAATTCTCCTCAGGATTCATTTGGTGCCCATCCCCTTAATGTTTGGTTTCTACTCATATTCTTACAGATTTGTTAATTTTTAGGACTCTGGGCAGTTTTAAGAGTAGGCCCTGAAAGCGGCAGAGCCTCAGaacattgatttttatttttttttgccctccctCCTAGGTTGTTTCTCTCATCCCAAACAATAATGGTAGCAATCATTATAGGATTTAACACGAAAGATGTAAATTCTGTGAAAATGTGTGtttaaaatacttcaaataGTGGATTTTTTGGTTGTTCTTTTTGGTGGACACttcaagagggaaaaaaacttcTTAATAAGCATGGGCATAATAGATTCattattttcactttgtttAGATGATGTATTATCTTCATGctaattaaacattttaatctgaatgcttttatttcttttgtttagaAAGCCCTTCTGAAATTCAACTACTCTGTGCAAGAGGAAAGTGACACCTGTCTGGGTGGCAGATGGTCCTTTGATGATGTCCCCATGAAGCCTCTGAGGACAGTTATTGTGGTTCCAGCTGATGGAATCCACGGAATTATGGATAAACTCAAAGATTATCTCTCACTCTGAGCTTCCCTACAAACAGCAGGTTTTTATAGAGCAGCCACGCAGGACTGTGACCTCACACTATTTGCAGAACTGCTGTTGAGTCAACGGTTTTGTACAACTAAAAATATGCAccaaatgaatatttttaaatgctgcgTCTTATTTTACTTTGCTGTCATCATGAAGCAGTCAATAAAAACCCAGTGTCAAAAGAAAACCTGAATATCTGTTCAATGTGTTTTTAACCAAAGCTAAATCACATGGTTTGGCTTCAAAATAATGCATGCAACTCCTTTTGTTGAGAAAAGTGCctttttgtgtttcttctgtTAAATGTATTTATGTCAAAAGTTTGAAATGATCACGTAGGTTAAGGTGGGGATGTGTTTTGGATatgttgcttttatttattgttgTCCACTATGTGGTGGTTCAGTCTACATTCACTGAATAGCACATCTCTGCTTGGTGGGAGTTTGGGGAAATTCCTCATTTTCTTTGCTGTCACTGGCAGTTTTCTGTTCCTCCTTTGTGGCTGAAATGGGTGCCAAGTGATTGATCACTTCCTGCAGAATATCCTTGCTTTCACTTGGAGGAAGATTGCTGAAATAATACTGAGGTACCAGCTCTGCAAATCTGGGGAGGAAATCACACAaaacattattaatttttaattgatttttgaAATACTTGAATAATTATTTCCAGGCGTAtctaaaaaaaatctacaaagcTGATATTTCAACCCAAAACTCTGCAAGAATCCAAGATTCTCTGCAAGATCTAGTAGGAGTTTGTGCTTTTAGTAGCCTGGCACTGAAAATTCTCAGCCTGCACTTGAGCTGCAATGCAGTTCCCACTGCTGCAGGTTGCATGAAATAGGAATTGCCCTGCTTTGGAGCAGAGTGGCTCAATAACCAGTTTTATGAAAAAAGCTCTCCTATAAACATGGGAAGTAGAAAAGATGGGAGAGTGAAATGTATATTCTTTGTGTAAAGAGATTTTTGCAGAAGAAAGATTCTGGTCTCTCCCTGAATCCATAAACAGGCCATGATTCAGCTCTGTGGGTACAGAAAATATGTTAGAAAAGGATTTGCTGGAAAATAGGTTTTCAGGGAACAAAGACCTTCCCAGCTGGATTCATGTGTGAGTGCACTGCTCTGttaactctgatttttttttctatatattttacCTTGTAAGAAACTTTTGCAGCTCATAATGTGGGCTTTTTCATTGATTACAGTTACAGTGGCAACTACTGAGAATAGAGAGGGCCTGAGATCACAGAtctttcacttttatttttttttatcctccCAAAGTGACGGTTTTGTGGATTTAGGAGTGGAGGAGCAGTTGTATCACAGTTCACTTACAGATGGGGAGAGATCTCAGAGACAACTCGGATGGAATTGCCCTCTGAGATGCTGAACTCGTGGAATAAAACCCACTCTGGAATCCTCCTGGTGCTGTAATAGGATGAgaagggatggagctgggccactTGTTTGTGTGTTAACATTAAGTAGTTCCCTGAGCCATCCACATCACGAgcaacctaaaaaaaaaaaacaatgtggAGAGTTACCCATCATTTAATTGCACAGTGCCTTTTAGATTTAAACCAGAGATTAAACTTCCCTTCTGATACTTTCAACTGGAACCTCTTCCCAAGTTTGTGTGGGAAAGCTTGGGACTGGATACCATGAAATGAGGCTTAAAGAAAATGTTGATCTGTGTATTTGAAAGGAAGCTGcaacaaataaatacaaagcTCTTGAGTTTGGCTTTGAAGGGTCTGTGAAAACATACAAACATGTATTCTTCAGCACTTACACTTTTCACAGACTTTAAACACAATGTGTCAGGCTATGAAATGTGCCGGTGGGAGAGCTCGTTTTTGTGTTGAGATGCAGCACGGGGATGTGAAGGAAAGCCTGGGGACTCAAGTGGGAATAAATCAATCTAGTTTACATTTACAATTACAGTTAGAGTGCCTTCCTGAAATGAGGCAAGCTGTCTGTTATGCACATCTAAATATATCCAAGTCATTTCTCTATTTCCAGGCAATTTTCGCCTTCAAAAAGGAGATAATTCCTGAGAGAATATTGCAATTTCAAGAGGTTTTTTGAGGTGTAAGAGTTCTTTGAGTGAAAGGCATATCGGCAGTTTTTTTATTGCTATGGAGACTGTGAACTCCATGCAGTGAGAGATGAACCCCAGAGAAAAGCCTGAAAGGGGAGGAAGTGTTTGatacactgggaaaaaaaatggctttTATGGTAATCAACAGATTTCACTAATGAACCTAAGCTTTCTGAAAGCATTCTACATAATTTAACAGTGCAGGAAGATGAAACCACAGTGTTTTTCCTTACATGCATGAAGTAACCAGATAAAAGAGCTTTCTTAATGCTGAGCAGGTTCGCTTCTGATCCAAAGTCTGGTTCTGAGGTGGGAAGTTCAATGCGCTTCATAATCTCCACCAGCTCGGCTCTGATCATCTCTGCCATGCTCAGAGCTGAGCAGCTCAGGAAATAATCACGGCACCATTTCTCACTGCTGAAgtctgtgggggaaaaaaaccaatgtTTTGGCTTAAAGCAGAATCTTACTGATGCGTGCAATCCACAGAGTGCTGCTGTGTGGAATAAGCGCTCTTGCACTGCTGCAGATGATGGCCAAAATGCTGGTAATGAGCCATACAGACAGCTTAGGCTCAGCTCACAAAGTGAGTGGGCAATACTTGATATCCTCACTTAGTTTGATAGAATCCCAGCTATTTCTTCCTGAATCTAATCACTTCTTTGCTCTGTTATGAGTAAAGCTTCCCATAGAATGAGTAGCAATTCTGTTTTTCAGGCCTTGTGGATTTAGGCCAGGATATGGAGTTGAAATCACACCTgtggtgctggtgctgagccTGCACGCTGATAAAGGACTGGTTCTCCTGGAGCTCCCTTCAGCATTCCACATGACTGAGCAGGAGACAATCCTATTTCCCCGTCTCAAGTTTTTACTCAGTGCGTGCAAATTTATCCCTCTGCTCTCTGAGCACTGGACTCGGGCTAAATGAACTGGAGCAGGATGCCTGAGCAGGGGAAAATGCAGTGAAGAGCTTCTGTTGCTCTGCAACCTCCTGGCTTTTATTTGTGCTCCTGCAAATGTGGACTTTACTACTTTCTATTTGTCCCTTAAATTCTCCTTTCGGTTCACAGCTATCAAAACCCCACCAGAATTGTTGGGCTGTTGGGGGAATTGAGGCCCTCCTCAACAGCTTTTATTCATCCTAAACTTGGATTTTGTGCTTCTACAGGA harbors:
- the BCCIP gene encoding BRCA2 and CDKN1A-interacting protein, whose protein sequence is MATPAKRRARGPAGEQGSHSGSGSSEGSHSGSEGSGCSDSDEPMAEEVNIEFEAHSISDNDYNGIKKLLQQLFLKAPVNTAELTDILIQQNHIGSIIKQAEVQEDSSDDEEDDDEVFGFISCLNLTERKGTQCAEQIKELLLSRCEQSCEQRVVEQLSKLLNDSTKPVGLILSERFINVPPQIALPMHQQLQKELTEAQRTNKPCGKCHYYLLISKTFTEATKSNSKRKEGRNQPKEELMFANAEEEFFHEKALLKFNYSVQEESDTCLGGRWSFDDVPMKPLRTVIVVPADGIHGIMDKLKDYLSL